The following are encoded together in the Oncorhynchus nerka isolate Pitt River linkage group LG23, Oner_Uvic_2.0, whole genome shotgun sequence genome:
- the LOC115107033 gene encoding serine/threonine-protein phosphatase 6 regulatory subunit 2-like isoform X1, with the protein MFWKFDLHTTSHIDQLLDREDVTLRELMEEDDVLQECKAQNRRLLLFLSQDHCMTELVNLITTEPPADLEEKSRFKFPNIACELLTSDVSLINDKLGGDESLLETLYHFLEQEPPLNPLLASFFSKTIGNLIARKTEQVISFLRKKDGFIGLVLKHIDASAMMDLLLRLISCVEPAPLRQEVLNWLSEEKLIQRLTELIHTGKDEERQSNASQTLCDIIRLSRDQANQMQENVEADPLLAVLESQESVAGLLKTMFEGERSEASIVNGTQVLLTLLETRRSGLEGLMDLYSQGYERSYTVNSSILHAIEPHLKDFQQLLLNPPKKSAILTTVGLLEEPLGNARLHVARLVAALLQTSAPSVCQELCKLTTMDQLLDLFFKYSWNNFLHFQVELCVASILNHSVPEERPIPGLQNHEEEKPPAGPENQGEAVGEAGAPAKASDPVEETTLHNTLVAHLFQKCRLVQRILDAWEENDQIQAEGGARRGNMGHLTRIANMVVQNLEKGPVQSQISDLIKELPEDCKGRWESFVDETLRETNRRNTVELVSTHNLHSSSEDDDMEGPFPNDLSLQQAFSDYQIQQMTANFVDQFGFNDEEFSEHDENINATFDRIAEINFNLDADDNSANATAFEACCKERIRQFDDAEEEEDIWEEKEINYATQVKSRTRFGVSHTSESSSRSSLENGGRERDRGSGSDEDEDSRQSASDPGSLKESKDNTPSTPGSQSAICPSWTASFGEAGGNSSSPGPAGWDSPGGSGGDKQEAGWANFTEFQPFSSPEVGPRCSSPVGSSDADKQVKPGPDKSGECGMKGGFSHLTFGLPLWRRSLLHLRTIKRFTRLSLLNTQAKVIVCPGASPSPGGEWPVGEGRKAPLVASDSSSSGGSDSEEDDKTAAAAATETTSSGANKKAEVKSENPIPLEKLSLTDAPKSPPKAQLAADTPPASTPTHQTDNKEDPPQCPEMPAVNGPV; encoded by the exons ATGTTCTGGAAGTTTGACCTGCACACCACGTCCCACATCGACCAGCTGCTGGACCGGGAGGACGTGACGTTGCGGGAGCTCATGGAGGAGGATGATGTCCTGCAGGAGTGCAAGGCCCAGAACCGCCGGCTGCTGCTCTTCCTCTCCCAGGATCACTGCATGACAGAGCTGGTCAACCTCATCACCACAGAGCCCCCTGCTGACCTAGAGGAGAAGAGCCGCTTTAA GTTCCCTAACATCGCCTGTGAGCTCTTGACATCAGATGTGTCCCTCATCAACGACAAGTTGGGCGGGGACGAGTCACTCCTGGAGACTCTCTACCACTTCCTGGAGCAGGAACCGCCCCTCAACCCGCTACTAGCCAGCTTCTTCAGCAAGACCATCGGCAACCTCATCGCTAGGAAAACAGAACAG GTAATTTCCTTCCTGAGGAAAAAGGATGGCTTCATCGGCCTGGTGCTGAAACACATCGACGCCTCCGCCATGATGGACCTGCTGCTTCGCCTCATCAGCTGTGTGGAGCCTGCCCCCTTGAGACAGGAGGTCCTCAAT TGGCTGAGCGAAGAGAAGCTTATTCAGAGACTCACAGAGCTCATCCACACAGGCAAAGATGAGGAA aGACAATCAAATGCGTCCCAGACGCTTTGTGACATCATCCGCCTTAGTCGAGACCAGGCCAATCAGATGCAGGAGAACGTCGAGGCAGACCCCTTATTGGCTGTTCTAGAGTCACAGGAGAGCGTAGCTGGGCTCCTTAAGACCATGtttgagggggagaggagtgaggcCTCCATTGTTAACGGAACTCAAGTGCTACTTACCTTACTGGAGACCAGGAGGTCCGG gTTGGAGGGGCTGATGGATCTCTATTCTCAGGGATATGAAAGGTCTTACACTGTCAACAGCAGTATTCTACATGCCATTGAGCCCCATCTAAAGGACTTCCAGCAGCTTCTCCTGAACCCCCCCAAG aaAAGTGCAATACTGACGACCGTTGGCCTTCTGGAGGAGCCGCTGGGGAACGCCCGCCTTCACGTGGCCCGGCTAGTGGCCGCCCTGCTGCAGACCAGCGCCCCCAGTGTCTGTCAGGAGCTCTGCAAGCTCACCACAATGGACCAGCTACTG GACCTGTTCTTCAAGTACTCATGGAATAACTTCTTGCACTTCCAAGTGGAGCTGTGTGTGGCGTCCATCCTGAACCACTCTGTCCCAGAGGAGCGGCCCATCCCTGGCCTCCAGAACCACGAGGAAGAGAAGCCCCCAGCAGGTCCAGAGAACCAGGGGGAGGCAGTAGGTGAGGCTGGGGCGCCAGCCAAGGCCAGCGACCCGGTGGAGGAGACCACCCTTCACAACACCCTGGTGGCACAT CTCTTCCAGAAGTGTCGGTTGGTACAGAGGATCCTGGATGCCTGGGAGGAGAACGATCAAATACA GGCGGAGGGCGGTGCTAGGAGAGGTAACATGGGTCACCTGACCAGGATTGCCAACATGGTGGTACAGAACCTAGAGAAAGGACCAGTCCAGTCCCAGATCAGTGACCTCATCAAAG AGTTGCCAGAGGACTGCAAAGGACGCTGGGAGAGCTTTGTGGATGAGACCCTGAGAGAGACCAACAGGAGAAACACAGTGGAACTG GTGAGCACCCATAACCTGCACTCCTCCAGTGAAGATGATGATATGGAGGGTCCCTTCCCCAACGATCTGTCACTCCAACAG GCTTTCTCAGACTATCAGATCCAGCAGATGACTGCCAACTTTGTGGATCAGTTTGGGTTCAACGATGAGGAGTTCAGTGAGCATGATGAAAACATCAA TGCCACATTTGACCGGATTGCAGAAATAAACTTCAATCTAGATGCTGATGATAATAGT GCCAACGCTACTGCCTTTGAGGCCTGCTGTAAAGAGAGGATACGTCAGTTTGACGatgctgaagaggaggaggacatttgggaggagaaggagattaACTATGCAACACAAGTCAAATCCAGAACACG gtttggGGTGTCCCACACCTCAGAGAGCAGCTCCAGAAGCAGTCTGGAGAACGGGGGTCGGGAGCGGGACCGCGGGTCGGGCTCAGACGAGGACGAGGACTCCAGACAGAGTGCCTCAGATCCAGGCAGCCTGAAGGAGAGCAAGGACAACACTCCCAGTACGCCTGGCAGTCAATCAGCTATTT GTCCAAGCTGGACAGCGAGTTTCGGGGAAGCTGGGGGTAACTCGTCCTCTCCGGGTCCTGCAGGCTGGGATTCCCcaggggggagtggaggagacaaACAAGAGGCAGGTTGGGCCAACTTCACAGAGTTCCAACCTTTCAGCAG CCCAGAGGTTGGCCCCAGATGTAGCTCTCCCGTAGGCAGCAGTGACGCAGACAAACAAGTCAAACCGGGTCCGGACAAGAGTGGTGAGTGTGGGATGAAGGGAGGTTTCAGCCACCTGACATTTGGCTTACCCTTGTGGAGACGGTCATTATTGCATTTGAGAACAATAAAACGTTTTACAAGGCTTTCATTACTTAACACACAAGCCAAAGTGATTGTGTGTCCAGGTGCGAGCCCCTCTCCCGGTGGTGAGTGGCCGGTGGGTGAAGGTAGGAAGGCTCCCCTCGTAGCCTCAGATAGCAGCTCCTCCGGGGGCTCCGACAGCGAGGAGGACGACAAGACTGCCGCCGCCGCCGCAACGGAAACCACCAGCTCGGGCGCCAACAAGAAAGCAGAAGTCAAAAG TGAGAACCCCATTCCTCTGGAAAAACTGTCCCTCACAGATGCCCCCAAGTCCCCCCCAAAGGCACAGCTTGCAGCAGACACACCGCCAGCCTCGACCCCCAcccatcagacagacaacaa AGAGGATCCACCCCAGTGCCCAGAGATGCCAGCAGTCAACGGGCCTGTCTGA
- the LOC115107033 gene encoding serine/threonine-protein phosphatase 6 regulatory subunit 2-like isoform X2, with protein sequence MFWKFDLHTTSHIDQLLDREDVTLRELMEEDDVLQECKAQNRRLLLFLSQDHCMTELVNLITTEPPADLEEKSRFKFPNIACELLTSDVSLINDKLGGDESLLETLYHFLEQEPPLNPLLASFFSKTIGNLIARKTEQVISFLRKKDGFIGLVLKHIDASAMMDLLLRLISCVEPAPLRQEVLNWLSEEKLIQRLTELIHTGKDEERQSNASQTLCDIIRLSRDQANQMQENVEADPLLAVLESQESVAGLLKTMFEGERSEASIVNGTQVLLTLLETRRSGLEGLMDLYSQGYERSYTVNSSILHAIEPHLKDFQQLLLNPPKKSAILTTVGLLEEPLGNARLHVARLVAALLQTSAPSVCQELCKLTTMDQLLDLFFKYSWNNFLHFQVELCVASILNHSVPEERPIPGLQNHEEEKPPAGPENQGEAVGEAGAPAKASDPVEETTLHNTLVAHLFQKCRLVQRILDAWEENDQIQAEGGARRGNMGHLTRIANMVVQNLEKGPVQSQISDLIKELPEDCKGRWESFVDETLRETNRRNTVELVSTHNLHSSSEDDDMEGPFPNDLSLQQAFSDYQIQQMTANFVDQFGFNDEEFSEHDENINATFDRIAEINFNLDADDNSANATAFEACCKERIRQFDDAEEEEDIWEEKEINYATQVKSRTRFGVSHTSESSSRSSLENGGRERDRGSGSDEDEDSRQSASDPGSLKESKDNTPSPSWTASFGEAGGNSSSPGPAGWDSPGGSGGDKQEAGWANFTEFQPFSSPEVGPRCSSPVGSSDADKQVKPGPDKSGECGMKGGFSHLTFGLPLWRRSLLHLRTIKRFTRLSLLNTQAKVIVCPGASPSPGGEWPVGEGRKAPLVASDSSSSGGSDSEEDDKTAAAAATETTSSGANKKAEVKSENPIPLEKLSLTDAPKSPPKAQLAADTPPASTPTHQTDNKEDPPQCPEMPAVNGPV encoded by the exons ATGTTCTGGAAGTTTGACCTGCACACCACGTCCCACATCGACCAGCTGCTGGACCGGGAGGACGTGACGTTGCGGGAGCTCATGGAGGAGGATGATGTCCTGCAGGAGTGCAAGGCCCAGAACCGCCGGCTGCTGCTCTTCCTCTCCCAGGATCACTGCATGACAGAGCTGGTCAACCTCATCACCACAGAGCCCCCTGCTGACCTAGAGGAGAAGAGCCGCTTTAA GTTCCCTAACATCGCCTGTGAGCTCTTGACATCAGATGTGTCCCTCATCAACGACAAGTTGGGCGGGGACGAGTCACTCCTGGAGACTCTCTACCACTTCCTGGAGCAGGAACCGCCCCTCAACCCGCTACTAGCCAGCTTCTTCAGCAAGACCATCGGCAACCTCATCGCTAGGAAAACAGAACAG GTAATTTCCTTCCTGAGGAAAAAGGATGGCTTCATCGGCCTGGTGCTGAAACACATCGACGCCTCCGCCATGATGGACCTGCTGCTTCGCCTCATCAGCTGTGTGGAGCCTGCCCCCTTGAGACAGGAGGTCCTCAAT TGGCTGAGCGAAGAGAAGCTTATTCAGAGACTCACAGAGCTCATCCACACAGGCAAAGATGAGGAA aGACAATCAAATGCGTCCCAGACGCTTTGTGACATCATCCGCCTTAGTCGAGACCAGGCCAATCAGATGCAGGAGAACGTCGAGGCAGACCCCTTATTGGCTGTTCTAGAGTCACAGGAGAGCGTAGCTGGGCTCCTTAAGACCATGtttgagggggagaggagtgaggcCTCCATTGTTAACGGAACTCAAGTGCTACTTACCTTACTGGAGACCAGGAGGTCCGG gTTGGAGGGGCTGATGGATCTCTATTCTCAGGGATATGAAAGGTCTTACACTGTCAACAGCAGTATTCTACATGCCATTGAGCCCCATCTAAAGGACTTCCAGCAGCTTCTCCTGAACCCCCCCAAG aaAAGTGCAATACTGACGACCGTTGGCCTTCTGGAGGAGCCGCTGGGGAACGCCCGCCTTCACGTGGCCCGGCTAGTGGCCGCCCTGCTGCAGACCAGCGCCCCCAGTGTCTGTCAGGAGCTCTGCAAGCTCACCACAATGGACCAGCTACTG GACCTGTTCTTCAAGTACTCATGGAATAACTTCTTGCACTTCCAAGTGGAGCTGTGTGTGGCGTCCATCCTGAACCACTCTGTCCCAGAGGAGCGGCCCATCCCTGGCCTCCAGAACCACGAGGAAGAGAAGCCCCCAGCAGGTCCAGAGAACCAGGGGGAGGCAGTAGGTGAGGCTGGGGCGCCAGCCAAGGCCAGCGACCCGGTGGAGGAGACCACCCTTCACAACACCCTGGTGGCACAT CTCTTCCAGAAGTGTCGGTTGGTACAGAGGATCCTGGATGCCTGGGAGGAGAACGATCAAATACA GGCGGAGGGCGGTGCTAGGAGAGGTAACATGGGTCACCTGACCAGGATTGCCAACATGGTGGTACAGAACCTAGAGAAAGGACCAGTCCAGTCCCAGATCAGTGACCTCATCAAAG AGTTGCCAGAGGACTGCAAAGGACGCTGGGAGAGCTTTGTGGATGAGACCCTGAGAGAGACCAACAGGAGAAACACAGTGGAACTG GTGAGCACCCATAACCTGCACTCCTCCAGTGAAGATGATGATATGGAGGGTCCCTTCCCCAACGATCTGTCACTCCAACAG GCTTTCTCAGACTATCAGATCCAGCAGATGACTGCCAACTTTGTGGATCAGTTTGGGTTCAACGATGAGGAGTTCAGTGAGCATGATGAAAACATCAA TGCCACATTTGACCGGATTGCAGAAATAAACTTCAATCTAGATGCTGATGATAATAGT GCCAACGCTACTGCCTTTGAGGCCTGCTGTAAAGAGAGGATACGTCAGTTTGACGatgctgaagaggaggaggacatttgggaggagaaggagattaACTATGCAACACAAGTCAAATCCAGAACACG gtttggGGTGTCCCACACCTCAGAGAGCAGCTCCAGAAGCAGTCTGGAGAACGGGGGTCGGGAGCGGGACCGCGGGTCGGGCTCAGACGAGGACGAGGACTCCAGACAGAGTGCCTCAGATCCAGGCAGCCTGAAGGAGAGCAAGGACAACACTCCCA GTCCAAGCTGGACAGCGAGTTTCGGGGAAGCTGGGGGTAACTCGTCCTCTCCGGGTCCTGCAGGCTGGGATTCCCcaggggggagtggaggagacaaACAAGAGGCAGGTTGGGCCAACTTCACAGAGTTCCAACCTTTCAGCAG CCCAGAGGTTGGCCCCAGATGTAGCTCTCCCGTAGGCAGCAGTGACGCAGACAAACAAGTCAAACCGGGTCCGGACAAGAGTGGTGAGTGTGGGATGAAGGGAGGTTTCAGCCACCTGACATTTGGCTTACCCTTGTGGAGACGGTCATTATTGCATTTGAGAACAATAAAACGTTTTACAAGGCTTTCATTACTTAACACACAAGCCAAAGTGATTGTGTGTCCAGGTGCGAGCCCCTCTCCCGGTGGTGAGTGGCCGGTGGGTGAAGGTAGGAAGGCTCCCCTCGTAGCCTCAGATAGCAGCTCCTCCGGGGGCTCCGACAGCGAGGAGGACGACAAGACTGCCGCCGCCGCCGCAACGGAAACCACCAGCTCGGGCGCCAACAAGAAAGCAGAAGTCAAAAG TGAGAACCCCATTCCTCTGGAAAAACTGTCCCTCACAGATGCCCCCAAGTCCCCCCCAAAGGCACAGCTTGCAGCAGACACACCGCCAGCCTCGACCCCCAcccatcagacagacaacaa AGAGGATCCACCCCAGTGCCCAGAGATGCCAGCAGTCAACGGGCCTGTCTGA
- the LOC115107033 gene encoding serine/threonine-protein phosphatase 6 regulatory subunit 2-like isoform X4, with amino-acid sequence MFWKFDLHTTSHIDQLLDREDVTLRELMEEDDVLQECKAQNRRLLLFLSQDHCMTELVNLITTEPPADLEEKSRFKFPNIACELLTSDVSLINDKLGGDESLLETLYHFLEQEPPLNPLLASFFSKTIGNLIARKTEQVISFLRKKDGFIGLVLKHIDASAMMDLLLRLISCVEPAPLRQEVLNWLSEEKLIQRLTELIHTGKDEERQSNASQTLCDIIRLSRDQANQMQENVEADPLLAVLESQESVAGLLKTMFEGERSEASIVNGTQVLLTLLETRRSGLEGLMDLYSQGYERSYTVNSSILHAIEPHLKDFQQLLLNPPKKSAILTTVGLLEEPLGNARLHVARLVAALLQTSAPSVCQELCKLTTMDQLLDLFFKYSWNNFLHFQVELCVASILNHSVPEERPIPGLQNHEEEKPPAGPENQGEAVGEAGAPAKASDPVEETTLHNTLVAHLFQKCRLVQRILDAWEENDQIQAEGGARRGNMGHLTRIANMVVQNLEKGPVQSQISDLIKELPEDCKGRWESFVDETLRETNRRNTVELVSTHNLHSSSEDDDMEGPFPNDLSLQQAFSDYQIQQMTANFVDQFGFNDEEFSEHDENINATFDRIAEINFNLDADDNSANATAFEACCKERIRQFDDAEEEEDIWEEKEINYATQVKSRTRFGVSHTSESSSRSSLENGGRERDRGSGSDEDEDSRQSASDPGSLKESKDNTPSWDSPGGSGGDKQEAGWANFTEFQPFSSPEVGPRCSSPVGSSDADKQVKPGPDKSGECGMKGGFSHLTFGLPLWRRSLLHLRTIKRFTRLSLLNTQAKVIVCPGASPSPGGEWPVGEGRKAPLVASDSSSSGGSDSEEDDKTAAAAATETTSSGANKKAEVKSENPIPLEKLSLTDAPKSPPKAQLAADTPPASTPTHQTDNKEDPPQCPEMPAVNGPV; translated from the exons ATGTTCTGGAAGTTTGACCTGCACACCACGTCCCACATCGACCAGCTGCTGGACCGGGAGGACGTGACGTTGCGGGAGCTCATGGAGGAGGATGATGTCCTGCAGGAGTGCAAGGCCCAGAACCGCCGGCTGCTGCTCTTCCTCTCCCAGGATCACTGCATGACAGAGCTGGTCAACCTCATCACCACAGAGCCCCCTGCTGACCTAGAGGAGAAGAGCCGCTTTAA GTTCCCTAACATCGCCTGTGAGCTCTTGACATCAGATGTGTCCCTCATCAACGACAAGTTGGGCGGGGACGAGTCACTCCTGGAGACTCTCTACCACTTCCTGGAGCAGGAACCGCCCCTCAACCCGCTACTAGCCAGCTTCTTCAGCAAGACCATCGGCAACCTCATCGCTAGGAAAACAGAACAG GTAATTTCCTTCCTGAGGAAAAAGGATGGCTTCATCGGCCTGGTGCTGAAACACATCGACGCCTCCGCCATGATGGACCTGCTGCTTCGCCTCATCAGCTGTGTGGAGCCTGCCCCCTTGAGACAGGAGGTCCTCAAT TGGCTGAGCGAAGAGAAGCTTATTCAGAGACTCACAGAGCTCATCCACACAGGCAAAGATGAGGAA aGACAATCAAATGCGTCCCAGACGCTTTGTGACATCATCCGCCTTAGTCGAGACCAGGCCAATCAGATGCAGGAGAACGTCGAGGCAGACCCCTTATTGGCTGTTCTAGAGTCACAGGAGAGCGTAGCTGGGCTCCTTAAGACCATGtttgagggggagaggagtgaggcCTCCATTGTTAACGGAACTCAAGTGCTACTTACCTTACTGGAGACCAGGAGGTCCGG gTTGGAGGGGCTGATGGATCTCTATTCTCAGGGATATGAAAGGTCTTACACTGTCAACAGCAGTATTCTACATGCCATTGAGCCCCATCTAAAGGACTTCCAGCAGCTTCTCCTGAACCCCCCCAAG aaAAGTGCAATACTGACGACCGTTGGCCTTCTGGAGGAGCCGCTGGGGAACGCCCGCCTTCACGTGGCCCGGCTAGTGGCCGCCCTGCTGCAGACCAGCGCCCCCAGTGTCTGTCAGGAGCTCTGCAAGCTCACCACAATGGACCAGCTACTG GACCTGTTCTTCAAGTACTCATGGAATAACTTCTTGCACTTCCAAGTGGAGCTGTGTGTGGCGTCCATCCTGAACCACTCTGTCCCAGAGGAGCGGCCCATCCCTGGCCTCCAGAACCACGAGGAAGAGAAGCCCCCAGCAGGTCCAGAGAACCAGGGGGAGGCAGTAGGTGAGGCTGGGGCGCCAGCCAAGGCCAGCGACCCGGTGGAGGAGACCACCCTTCACAACACCCTGGTGGCACAT CTCTTCCAGAAGTGTCGGTTGGTACAGAGGATCCTGGATGCCTGGGAGGAGAACGATCAAATACA GGCGGAGGGCGGTGCTAGGAGAGGTAACATGGGTCACCTGACCAGGATTGCCAACATGGTGGTACAGAACCTAGAGAAAGGACCAGTCCAGTCCCAGATCAGTGACCTCATCAAAG AGTTGCCAGAGGACTGCAAAGGACGCTGGGAGAGCTTTGTGGATGAGACCCTGAGAGAGACCAACAGGAGAAACACAGTGGAACTG GTGAGCACCCATAACCTGCACTCCTCCAGTGAAGATGATGATATGGAGGGTCCCTTCCCCAACGATCTGTCACTCCAACAG GCTTTCTCAGACTATCAGATCCAGCAGATGACTGCCAACTTTGTGGATCAGTTTGGGTTCAACGATGAGGAGTTCAGTGAGCATGATGAAAACATCAA TGCCACATTTGACCGGATTGCAGAAATAAACTTCAATCTAGATGCTGATGATAATAGT GCCAACGCTACTGCCTTTGAGGCCTGCTGTAAAGAGAGGATACGTCAGTTTGACGatgctgaagaggaggaggacatttgggaggagaaggagattaACTATGCAACACAAGTCAAATCCAGAACACG gtttggGGTGTCCCACACCTCAGAGAGCAGCTCCAGAAGCAGTCTGGAGAACGGGGGTCGGGAGCGGGACCGCGGGTCGGGCTCAGACGAGGACGAGGACTCCAGACAGAGTGCCTCAGATCCAGGCAGCCTGAAGGAGAGCAAGGACAACACTCCCA GCTGGGATTCCCcaggggggagtggaggagacaaACAAGAGGCAGGTTGGGCCAACTTCACAGAGTTCCAACCTTTCAGCAG CCCAGAGGTTGGCCCCAGATGTAGCTCTCCCGTAGGCAGCAGTGACGCAGACAAACAAGTCAAACCGGGTCCGGACAAGAGTGGTGAGTGTGGGATGAAGGGAGGTTTCAGCCACCTGACATTTGGCTTACCCTTGTGGAGACGGTCATTATTGCATTTGAGAACAATAAAACGTTTTACAAGGCTTTCATTACTTAACACACAAGCCAAAGTGATTGTGTGTCCAGGTGCGAGCCCCTCTCCCGGTGGTGAGTGGCCGGTGGGTGAAGGTAGGAAGGCTCCCCTCGTAGCCTCAGATAGCAGCTCCTCCGGGGGCTCCGACAGCGAGGAGGACGACAAGACTGCCGCCGCCGCCGCAACGGAAACCACCAGCTCGGGCGCCAACAAGAAAGCAGAAGTCAAAAG TGAGAACCCCATTCCTCTGGAAAAACTGTCCCTCACAGATGCCCCCAAGTCCCCCCCAAAGGCACAGCTTGCAGCAGACACACCGCCAGCCTCGACCCCCAcccatcagacagacaacaa AGAGGATCCACCCCAGTGCCCAGAGATGCCAGCAGTCAACGGGCCTGTCTGA